One segment of Synechococcus sp. A15-24 DNA contains the following:
- a CDS encoding RNA polymerase sigma factor, RpoD/SigA family, which produces MPRQPRRTGETRDRRSRSTTDLLRLYLQDIGRVDLLTNEEEVTLARLVQRREALLQQQRDLATSNAAIGELYSLEELQRREANQHSHWPTKQEWARAAGLCLTELQQRIEAGYSAWAREANLEARELKTALRNGRRAKDHMIQANLRLVVAVAKKYQQRGMELLDLVQEGTLGLERAVEKFDPTRGFRFSTYAYWWIRQGMTRAIATQSRTIRLPVHVTEKLNRIKRAQQEIATNEGRIASIADLARALKLSEDTVRQTLARVPRSVSLDTRVGRDQDTQLGDLIEDGKATPEQSLTHDELHNDLEHLLDELTSREAAVLRRRFGLEDDTPQTLAQIGEALKLSRERVRQIETRALLKLRQPQRRSKVRDYIQGLDS; this is translated from the coding sequence TTGCCCCGTCAACCCCGACGGACCGGGGAAACCCGCGATCGCCGCAGCCGCAGCACGACAGATCTGCTGCGGCTGTACCTGCAGGACATTGGCCGGGTTGATCTGCTCACCAACGAGGAGGAGGTGACGCTGGCCCGGCTGGTGCAACGACGGGAAGCGTTGCTGCAGCAGCAACGGGATCTGGCCACCAGTAACGCCGCCATCGGAGAGCTTTACAGCCTTGAGGAACTGCAGCGTCGGGAAGCCAATCAGCACAGCCATTGGCCCACCAAGCAGGAATGGGCTCGCGCCGCAGGCCTGTGCCTGACGGAACTGCAACAGCGGATCGAAGCCGGCTACAGCGCCTGGGCCCGGGAAGCCAACCTCGAAGCCCGTGAGCTCAAGACAGCCCTGCGCAATGGTCGCCGGGCCAAGGACCACATGATCCAGGCCAACCTGCGCCTGGTGGTAGCCGTGGCCAAGAAGTACCAGCAACGCGGCATGGAACTGCTGGACCTGGTGCAAGAGGGCACCCTCGGCCTGGAACGGGCGGTGGAAAAGTTCGACCCAACACGGGGCTTTCGTTTCAGCACCTACGCCTACTGGTGGATCCGCCAAGGCATGACGCGGGCTATTGCCACCCAGAGCCGCACGATCCGGCTACCGGTGCATGTCACCGAAAAACTCAACCGGATCAAACGGGCGCAGCAGGAAATCGCCACCAACGAAGGACGCATCGCCTCGATCGCCGATCTGGCCCGTGCGCTGAAGCTCAGTGAGGACACCGTGCGCCAGACCCTTGCCCGGGTTCCCCGCTCCGTGTCGTTGGACACCCGTGTGGGGCGGGACCAGGACACCCAACTGGGAGACCTGATCGAAGACGGCAAAGCCACACCGGAACAGAGCCTCACCCACGACGAACTGCACAACGACCTCGAGCATCTGCTCGATGAGCTCACCAGCCGAGAAGCGGCGGTGCTGCGACGGCGCTTCGGACTGGAGGACGACACGCCCCAGACCCTGGCGCAGATCGGTGAAGCCTTGAAATTATCCCGCGAACGGGTGCGTCAGATCGAAACGCGGGCCCTGCTGAAGCTGCGTCAACCGCAAAGGAGGAGCAAGGTGCGGGACTACATCCAGGGGCTGGATTCATGA
- the gcvT gene encoding glycine cleavage system aminomethyltransferase GcvT yields the protein MTLQRTPLHQLCRDGGGRMVPFAGWEMPVQFSGLIQEHKAVREQVGMFDISHMGVLRLEGPNPKDALQQLVPSDLHRIGPGEACYTVLLNESGGIRDDLIVYDCGAVDAERGALVLVINAACAEADTAWIRDQMEPAGLTVSDIKAGGVLLALQGPQAIPLLEELSGESLSGLPRFGHRTLSLKGLAHPVFTGRTGYTGEDGAELLLTDDDGRKLWQVLLDRGVSPCGLGARDTLRLEAAMHLYSMDMNADTTPFEAGLGWLVHLEMPADFVGRQALEQAAASGPSKRLVGLKLQGRAIARHDYPVLHNGETVGVVTSGTWSPTLEEPIALAYVPTALAKIGTELSVEIRGKAQPACVVKRPFYRRS from the coding sequence ATGACGCTGCAGCGCACACCCCTCCATCAGCTCTGCCGGGACGGCGGCGGCCGCATGGTGCCCTTCGCTGGTTGGGAGATGCCGGTGCAGTTCAGCGGCCTGATCCAGGAGCACAAGGCCGTACGGGAGCAGGTGGGGATGTTCGACATCTCCCACATGGGCGTCTTGCGACTGGAAGGCCCGAATCCGAAAGATGCGTTGCAACAGCTGGTGCCGAGCGATCTTCATCGCATCGGACCCGGCGAAGCCTGCTACACCGTCTTGCTCAACGAGAGCGGTGGCATCCGCGATGACCTGATCGTTTACGACTGCGGCGCCGTTGATGCCGAACGGGGTGCCCTGGTGCTCGTGATCAATGCAGCCTGCGCTGAAGCGGACACCGCCTGGATCCGTGACCAAATGGAACCGGCTGGCCTCACGGTGAGCGACATCAAGGCGGGTGGCGTACTGCTAGCCCTGCAAGGCCCGCAGGCCATCCCTCTGCTGGAGGAGCTGTCTGGCGAAAGCCTCAGCGGCTTGCCCCGCTTCGGACATCGCACCCTGAGCCTCAAAGGTCTTGCCCATCCCGTGTTCACGGGCCGTACGGGCTACACCGGTGAAGACGGTGCCGAGTTGCTGCTGACCGACGACGACGGACGAAAGCTCTGGCAGGTTCTGCTGGATCGCGGCGTCAGCCCCTGTGGTCTCGGCGCGCGCGACACCCTGCGTCTCGAAGCTGCCATGCATCTCTACAGCATGGACATGAATGCCGACACCACCCCCTTTGAAGCAGGGCTCGGCTGGCTGGTGCATCTGGAGATGCCTGCGGATTTCGTCGGTCGGCAGGCCCTGGAGCAGGCCGCAGCATCCGGTCCCTCAAAACGACTCGTGGGCCTCAAATTGCAGGGACGCGCCATCGCCCGTCACGACTACCCCGTGCTCCACAACGGCGAGACCGTCGGTGTGGTGACCAGCGGCACCTGGTCTCCAACCCTGGAGGAGCCCATCGCGCTGGCTTACGTCCCCACAGCCTTGGCCAAAATCGGAACGGAACTCAGCGTTGAGATCCGCGGTAAGGCCCAACCCGCCTGCGTGGTCAAACGCCCCTTCTACCGCCGGTCCTGA
- a CDS encoding cyclic nucleotide-binding domain-containing protein, which produces MTALYRSNNALELIGEHPEADRLTLPTGAFVFRRGEPVHAIHIVQQGLVELSCGPRNRIRYGSGELFFYEDLVTTNQFHSRDAKALTPLALIRLNRSGFLALIHRHPTLVVELIAQQHTRLRQQRADARHFY; this is translated from the coding sequence TTGACCGCGTTGTACCGATCTAATAATGCTCTTGAGCTGATCGGTGAGCATCCTGAGGCTGATCGTCTGACGCTGCCCACCGGCGCTTTTGTGTTCCGTCGTGGCGAACCGGTGCATGCCATTCATATTGTTCAGCAGGGGCTGGTGGAACTTAGTTGTGGCCCCCGAAACCGCATCCGCTACGGCTCCGGTGAGTTGTTTTTTTACGAGGATCTGGTGACCACCAACCAGTTCCACAGCCGTGATGCCAAAGCGTTGACCCCCCTGGCGCTGATCCGGCTGAACCGCTCGGGATTTCTCGCGCTGATCCATCGCCATCCCACCTTGGTGGTGGAGCTGATCGCTCAGCAGCACACCCGATTGCGGCAACAACGGGCTGATGCACGGCACTTTTATTGA
- the speB gene encoding agmatinase: MTPFDNEGGIFMGSRRDPAGCRVGLFGVPYDGTTSFRPGTRFGPAAIREVSQGLETYCPQLDLDLEDLAYADLGAVDIPFGAPEPVVNAVQQATTAVLDLGLNPLMLGGEHSISSGAVAAVANQHPDLVLVQLDAHADLREEWLGARHSHACAMRRCLEVLPSGDLLQLAIRSGTRDEFHELHSSGRRMDDVQALRDAMAPWTGRPIYLTVDLDWFDPAVLPGTGTPEPGGFLWRDFAAVVDVLRGHRLVAADVVELAPQLDSSGVSSVLAAKVTRSLILLMGADQ; this comes from the coding sequence ATGACCCCTTTCGATAACGAAGGCGGGATCTTCATGGGATCCCGCCGGGACCCAGCCGGCTGCCGCGTCGGCCTGTTCGGCGTTCCCTACGACGGCACCACCTCCTTCCGGCCGGGCACCCGTTTCGGGCCTGCAGCGATCCGTGAGGTCAGTCAAGGCCTGGAAACCTATTGCCCGCAGCTGGATTTGGATCTGGAGGATCTGGCCTATGCCGATCTCGGTGCTGTAGACATCCCCTTCGGTGCACCGGAACCGGTCGTGAACGCCGTGCAGCAGGCCACGACGGCGGTGCTCGATCTGGGTCTGAACCCCCTGATGCTGGGCGGTGAGCATTCGATCAGCTCCGGCGCCGTAGCCGCCGTCGCCAACCAACATCCCGATCTGGTGTTGGTGCAGCTGGATGCCCATGCCGATCTCAGGGAGGAGTGGCTTGGGGCCCGCCACAGCCACGCCTGCGCAATGCGGCGCTGCCTGGAGGTGCTGCCCAGTGGCGACCTGCTGCAGCTGGCGATTCGCAGCGGCACCCGCGACGAATTCCATGAACTGCACAGCAGTGGTCGACGCATGGATGACGTCCAGGCCCTGAGGGACGCCATGGCCCCCTGGACCGGCCGCCCGATTTATCTCACCGTGGATCTGGACTGGTTTGATCCTGCCGTTCTGCCTGGAACCGGCACCCCCGAGCCAGGGGGTTTCCTCTGGAGAGATTTCGCAGCCGTAGTTGATGTGCTGCGTGGCCATCGGCTTGTAGCCGCCGACGTGGTGGAACTGGCACCGCAACTCGACAGCAGTGGGGTCAGCTCCGTTCTGGCAGCCAAGGTGACACGCAGCCTGATCCTGCTGATGGGTGCCGATCAATAA
- the aspS gene encoding aspartate--tRNA ligase, whose translation MRSNGCGDLREQNIDNAVQLCGWVDRRRDHGGVIFIDLRDRSGTVQITVDPDLGAEAFAVAEHLRSETVLQVEGKVRARPAESLNDKLATGAVEVLANGITVLNSVKGNLPFPVSVHDDENTREELRLRHRYLDLRRKRMNDNLRLRAQTIQAARRFLEDAGFIEVETPVLTRSTPEGARDYVLPSRVCGGEWFALPQSPQLFKQLLMVGGIERYYQVARCFRDEDLRADRQPEFTQLDIEMSFMDQQQILELNESLICAIWKAVKSIELPRPFPRMTWHDAMERYGTDRPDTRYGMELINVSDIVKDMGFKVFSGAVKSGGAVKCIAVPGGNDAVSNVRIKPGGDVFSEAQKAGAGGLAFIRVRDGGEIDTIGAIKDNLSDGQKQELLSRTGAEPGTLLLFGAGDTATANKALDRVRQYLAKELGMVKADLDNDQWNFLWVVDFPMFEFNSDENRYEALHHPFCAPNAEDLGSDASLWADTLPGARAQAYDLVLNGLELGGGSLRIHDSALQRQVLQTVGLPLEEAQEQFGFLMDALDVGAPPHGGLAFGVDRMVMLLAGEESIRDTIAFPKTQQARCLMTNAPGGVADKQLEELHVASTWVDPSDDE comes from the coding sequence ATGCGCAGCAACGGTTGCGGCGACCTGCGCGAGCAGAACATCGACAACGCGGTGCAGCTGTGCGGCTGGGTAGACCGGCGCCGCGACCATGGCGGCGTGATCTTCATCGACCTGCGGGATCGCTCCGGCACCGTGCAGATAACGGTGGATCCCGATCTTGGGGCTGAGGCCTTTGCTGTGGCCGAGCACCTGCGCAGCGAAACCGTGCTGCAGGTGGAAGGAAAGGTGCGGGCCCGTCCGGCTGAATCGTTGAACGACAAGCTGGCCACCGGTGCCGTGGAAGTGCTGGCCAACGGAATCACCGTGCTCAACAGCGTTAAGGGCAACCTGCCCTTTCCCGTGTCGGTGCACGACGATGAGAACACCCGCGAAGAGCTGCGGCTGCGCCACCGCTACCTGGATCTGCGCCGCAAGCGCATGAACGACAACCTGCGCCTGCGGGCCCAGACGATTCAGGCAGCCCGTCGCTTCCTGGAGGACGCAGGCTTCATCGAGGTGGAGACCCCGGTGCTGACCCGCTCCACACCGGAAGGAGCCCGCGACTACGTGCTGCCCAGCCGGGTCTGCGGTGGTGAATGGTTTGCCCTGCCCCAGTCGCCGCAGCTGTTCAAGCAACTGCTGATGGTGGGCGGCATCGAGCGCTACTACCAGGTAGCCCGCTGTTTCCGCGACGAAGACCTACGGGCCGATCGCCAGCCGGAATTCACCCAGCTGGATATCGAGATGAGCTTCATGGATCAGCAGCAGATCCTGGAGCTGAACGAATCGCTGATCTGCGCCATCTGGAAGGCCGTGAAGAGCATCGAACTGCCGCGGCCCTTCCCGCGCATGACCTGGCATGACGCCATGGAGCGCTATGGCACCGACCGGCCCGACACCCGCTACGGCATGGAGCTCATCAACGTGAGCGACATCGTGAAGGACATGGGCTTCAAGGTGTTCAGCGGTGCTGTGAAATCCGGCGGCGCGGTGAAGTGCATCGCGGTGCCCGGCGGCAACGATGCGGTGAGCAACGTGCGGATCAAGCCCGGCGGCGATGTGTTCAGTGAAGCCCAGAAAGCCGGTGCCGGCGGCCTGGCCTTCATCCGCGTGCGCGACGGCGGCGAGATCGACACCATCGGCGCGATCAAGGACAACCTCAGCGACGGGCAGAAGCAGGAGCTGCTCAGCCGCACCGGCGCCGAGCCCGGCACCCTGCTGCTGTTCGGCGCCGGCGATACCGCCACGGCGAACAAAGCCCTCGACCGGGTGCGCCAGTACCTGGCCAAGGAGCTGGGCATGGTCAAGGCCGACCTGGACAACGACCAGTGGAACTTCCTCTGGGTGGTGGATTTCCCGATGTTCGAGTTCAACAGCGACGAGAACCGTTACGAGGCCCTGCACCATCCCTTCTGCGCCCCCAATGCCGAGGATCTCGGCAGCGATGCCTCCCTGTGGGCCGACACCCTGCCGGGTGCCCGGGCCCAGGCCTACGACCTCGTGCTCAATGGCCTGGAGCTCGGCGGCGGCTCCCTGCGCATCCACGACTCAGCCCTGCAACGCCAGGTGCTTCAGACCGTTGGCTTGCCGCTCGAGGAAGCCCAGGAACAGTTCGGCTTCCTGATGGACGCCCTTGATGTGGGCGCCCCACCCCACGGCGGCTTGGCCTTCGGTGTTGACCGGATGGTGATGCTGCTGGCCGGCGAGGAATCGATCCGCGACACCATCGCCTTCCCAAAAACCCAGCAAGCTCGCTGCCTGATGACCAATGCCCCGGGCGGAGTCGCCGACAAGCAGCTGGAAGAGCTGCATGTGGCCAGCACTTGGGTGGACCCCAGCGACGACGAGTGA